The Flavobacterium praedii genome window below encodes:
- a CDS encoding SusC/RagA family TonB-linked outer membrane protein — protein MKLTSILIIALTLNVSAAVSSQTITFSGKNVTAKKVLSVIKEQTNYVFFYDVTILKNVKPISIDVKNASIEKVLQEAFKGAPVKWIIQGKTISLIPKMDNSVKRTSIAPVNRKIKGKVFNEKGESLPGANILAKGTTITASTELDGTFEIEIPDYVTVLLVTYIGLQDQEVKIVSDEDLRIVLKEVGQQMNEVLVVGYGSQNRRTVSTSVSKLDKKVLENIPYSNVTQALQGNVSGVVVRTASGQPGKASSIIIRGGTSIDNPGGATPLYIVDGVIRSQIDDINSADIASLQVLKDAASTSIYGARGSNGVVIITTSTGKVGKTKISYSYSSQFSQIAKKYDFLGGEDFIRLSRLGVKNAADIMGGTRPNARDNQLIGATPYGTGNNLNNNTPFATLLKSSLSAQTIATLQGEGWQEMVDPLNTSNTIMYKSTNWNDVLFQNALTQNHNLNFSGGTEKGLFDLSLGYLKGDGVTIYTGYERFTAKLNASFNLTDNFTLSGKVLYAKSNNNQVVSNSVVFNRYLGNAPTTKILLEDGSLAPGQNNINGNPLYQMGKVKGINENEKLQMSFDGDLKLSKDLVFTPSMSLYSENASGNVFQQAFLSGSTGLVDNTRTASQVNNRLFQTQFEGVFTYTKSIDAVGNFQAKLGASNYERTIKAFNASGKGSPSDLAQTLDSSPIPVSVYANNTKLVMNGVFGRLNYDYKNRYLFTGSFRYDGASSLGPNNKYGFFPGISVGWNAHEEEFWKVMPTVVSSFKLRGSFGVNGNLGTLGDFQAGGLYAGSTNGIANNYNGQSAIINSQIANPGLKWEQSQTNNIGFDLGIHEDKIRLIGDFYNKLTSDLLTNLTLPSNSGFSTVLTNLGGLRSKGFEMELATTIYNQNDLKINAGFIISHNTNVIETLPYNGNLNNRIGGTQIWDAASGSYVYVGGSQEGQKIGDFYAHKQLYILPTQAAADAYNATTKDTYVTKTNAAGGNPNGIKFPGDAVFEDTDGNNIIDSRDRKYMGNMFPKYVGGINFDVSYKGFSLVVRTDYSLGATIYNEARARFVGQFQGNYGLLAESLQSWQKEGDITDVPRYRWADQTNQNNLFRSEASGAAYNTNMFQGNSRYYESGDYLCLREITLGYTIPTSFANKVRLASARFYVTGSNLYYFTKYTGLSPEVQGIDGGSSQGLNSAGATGTYPVPRNIIFGLNVSL, from the coding sequence AGGCAAAACGATTTCTTTAATTCCAAAAATGGATAATTCTGTAAAAAGAACATCAATTGCGCCAGTTAACCGAAAAATTAAAGGTAAAGTTTTCAATGAAAAAGGGGAGTCTTTACCAGGAGCAAATATATTGGCCAAAGGAACAACTATAACAGCATCAACAGAACTTGATGGGACTTTTGAAATTGAAATTCCAGATTATGTGACCGTATTATTGGTTACATATATTGGGTTACAAGATCAAGAAGTTAAAATTGTAAGTGATGAAGATCTAAGAATAGTTTTAAAAGAAGTTGGGCAACAAATGAATGAAGTACTTGTTGTGGGTTACGGATCTCAAAATAGAAGAACAGTAAGTACATCAGTTTCTAAATTAGATAAAAAAGTATTAGAAAATATACCCTATTCTAATGTTACTCAAGCACTACAAGGTAATGTAAGTGGTGTTGTTGTTCGCACGGCTTCAGGACAACCAGGAAAAGCATCAAGTATTATAATTCGTGGTGGTACCTCTATTGATAATCCAGGAGGAGCAACTCCTTTGTATATTGTTGACGGAGTAATACGTTCTCAGATAGATGATATTAACTCAGCCGATATTGCCTCGTTACAAGTATTAAAAGACGCTGCATCAACTTCCATTTATGGTGCACGTGGATCTAATGGTGTTGTTATTATTACAACCTCTACAGGTAAAGTTGGGAAAACAAAAATTTCCTATAGTTATTCGTCTCAATTCAGTCAAATTGCAAAAAAATATGATTTTTTGGGGGGAGAAGACTTCATTCGTTTGTCTCGTTTAGGTGTTAAAAATGCTGCCGATATTATGGGTGGAACACGTCCTAATGCTAGAGATAATCAATTAATAGGAGCAACTCCTTATGGTACGGGTAATAATTTGAATAATAATACACCGTTTGCCACATTATTAAAATCAAGTTTATCCGCACAAACAATTGCTACTTTGCAAGGCGAAGGTTGGCAAGAAATGGTTGATCCTTTGAATACATCGAATACAATTATGTACAAAAGTACCAATTGGAATGATGTTTTGTTTCAAAATGCTTTGACGCAAAATCATAATTTAAATTTTAGTGGTGGTACAGAAAAAGGTCTTTTTGATTTAAGTTTAGGATATTTAAAAGGAGATGGAGTTACTATTTATACCGGTTATGAGAGATTTACCGCAAAGTTGAATGCGTCTTTTAATTTGACTGATAATTTTACTTTAAGTGGTAAAGTTTTATATGCTAAATCGAATAACAATCAAGTGGTAAGTAATAGTGTGGTCTTTAATAGATATTTGGGAAATGCACCTACAACAAAAATTTTATTGGAAGATGGTAGTTTGGCGCCAGGCCAAAATAATATAAACGGAAATCCATTATATCAAATGGGTAAAGTAAAAGGGATTAATGAAAATGAAAAATTACAAATGTCTTTTGATGGAGATTTGAAACTTTCAAAAGATTTAGTTTTTACACCTTCAATGTCTTTATATAGTGAAAATGCTTCTGGAAATGTTTTTCAACAGGCATTTTTGAGCGGAAGTACAGGACTAGTTGACAATACTCGAACAGCTTCTCAAGTAAATAATCGTTTGTTTCAAACACAATTTGAAGGGGTTTTTACGTATACGAAATCGATTGATGCCGTAGGTAATTTTCAAGCAAAATTAGGAGCTTCAAATTACGAAAGAACAATAAAAGCATTTAATGCTTCGGGTAAAGGAAGTCCTTCCGATTTAGCTCAGACTTTAGATTCATCTCCAATTCCAGTTTCCGTTTATGCGAATAATACGAAATTGGTTATGAATGGTGTTTTCGGACGTTTGAATTACGATTATAAAAACAGGTATTTATTTACAGGATCTTTTCGATATGATGGTGCTTCTAGTTTAGGACCAAACAATAAATACGGTTTTTTTCCTGGGATATCTGTAGGATGGAATGCGCATGAAGAAGAATTTTGGAAAGTAATGCCAACAGTGGTTTCATCATTCAAATTGAGAGGAAGTTTTGGTGTTAATGGAAACTTAGGTACTTTGGGTGATTTTCAAGCAGGAGGATTATATGCAGGATCTACAAACGGAATTGCCAATAATTATAATGGTCAATCTGCAATTATTAACTCACAAATCGCAAACCCTGGCCTAAAATGGGAACAATCACAAACTAATAATATTGGTTTTGATTTGGGTATTCACGAAGACAAGATTAGATTAATTGGAGATTTTTATAACAAATTAACGTCGGATCTATTAACCAATTTGACTTTGCCTTCTAATAGTGGATTTTCAACAGTTTTGACTAATCTAGGAGGTTTAAGAAGTAAAGGATTTGAAATGGAATTGGCTACTACGATTTACAATCAAAATGATTTAAAAATTAATGCTGGATTCATTATATCACACAATACGAATGTTATTGAGACCCTTCCTTATAATGGGAATTTAAACAACAGAATTGGTGGAACCCAAATTTGGGATGCTGCCAGTGGATCTTATGTATATGTAGGTGGGTCACAAGAAGGACAAAAAATTGGAGATTTTTATGCTCATAAACAATTATACATTCTTCCTACTCAAGCTGCTGCAGATGCATATAATGCGACAACAAAAGATACTTATGTAACAAAAACAAACGCCGCTGGTGGAAATCCTAATGGAATTAAATTTCCTGGAGATGCTGTTTTTGAAGATACCGATGGCAATAATATTATCGATAGTAGAGACAGAAAATACATGGGGAATATGTTTCCTAAATATGTAGGAGGTATTAATTTTGATGTGAGTTATAAAGGTTTTTCATTAGTGGTTAGAACAGATTATTCATTAGGAGCTACAATATATAATGAAGCCAGAGCTCGTTTTGTTGGTCAATTTCAAGGGAATTATGGTTTACTGGCCGAAAGTTTACAATCTTGGCAAAAAGAAGGAGACATTACTGATGTACCTCGTTACCGTTGGGCTGATCAAACCAATCAAAACAATTTATTTAGATCGGAAGCTAGTGGAGCAGCTTATAACACAAATATGTTTCAAGGAAATAGTCGTTATTATGAAAGTGGAGATTATTTATGTTTAAGAGAAATCACTTTAGGATATACTATTCCAACTTCTTTTGCTAATAAAGTACGATTAGCATCGGCACGTTTTTATGTAACAGGAAGTAATCTTTATTATTTTACTAAATATACAGGTTTAAGTCCTGAAGTTCAAGGTATTGATGGAGGTTCTAGCCAAGGTTTAAATTCAGCTGGAGCTACAGGTACATATCCAGTACCAAGAAACATAATATTTGGATTAAATGTAAGTCTGTAA
- a CDS encoding RagB/SusD family nutrient uptake outer membrane protein: MKNKYILYSILFACISPLFNSCADDLNLVSESVITSDAFWKTEDDAKAAVNGMYINFRTQTQQNYYLLGGARSAEIKAGVQSPLNLANYYNNNLTAQNVDVDWGGLYTVVQQANLIIKYVPTIPFSSTTLNEQKRYMAQAYTMRALAYFIMARSWGGVPIVTTPTENTNQNEYIVPRNTLAETFAFIKSDIELALANFPDANNNKVQLSKSAAYALKADVNLWTAKQLGGGDADLNIALDAINAIAAGPALLPNFKDVFSYTGKGNNEILFAVRYSLTDVTSNLSDNWNSFMYVGPSDYPGATTAAATAMFGTLGSGSGNAGISRVQPDPSRFNFAATDVRKDATYLTLRNTANTADVVTGLMKFNGTVDGTLRRFTSDIIIYRWADILLMKAEIKNGLGQDPTAEMNQVMQRADATAVFTNSSQAANDDVILKERLKELAFEGKAWWDLVRFNKTANVPSMTGKQVLFPISQNTINYNPKVTQNPGY; this comes from the coding sequence ATGAAAAATAAATATATATTATATTCAATCCTATTTGCATGCATCTCACCGCTATTTAATTCTTGTGCAGATGATTTAAACTTAGTATCAGAAAGTGTAATTACTTCAGATGCTTTTTGGAAAACTGAGGATGATGCTAAAGCAGCTGTCAATGGAATGTACATTAATTTTAGAACACAAACCCAACAAAATTATTATTTATTAGGAGGTGCTCGAAGTGCAGAAATTAAAGCTGGGGTTCAATCACCGTTGAATTTAGCGAATTATTACAACAACAATCTTACTGCACAAAATGTAGATGTAGATTGGGGTGGTTTGTATACTGTTGTACAACAGGCTAATTTGATTATAAAGTATGTTCCTACTATTCCGTTTAGTTCAACTACTTTAAATGAGCAAAAACGGTACATGGCTCAGGCGTATACAATGAGGGCTTTGGCTTATTTTATTATGGCGCGTTCTTGGGGTGGTGTTCCAATTGTTACTACACCAACAGAGAATACGAATCAAAATGAGTATATCGTTCCTCGTAACACTTTGGCCGAAACTTTTGCATTTATAAAATCGGATATTGAATTGGCATTGGCTAATTTTCCAGATGCGAACAATAACAAAGTACAATTATCAAAATCAGCTGCATATGCATTAAAAGCGGATGTGAATTTATGGACTGCCAAGCAATTAGGAGGCGGAGATGCAGATTTGAATATAGCGTTGGATGCCATAAATGCAATTGCTGCTGGTCCTGCTTTATTGCCTAATTTTAAAGATGTATTCAGTTATACAGGCAAAGGTAATAATGAAATACTTTTTGCGGTTCGTTATTCATTGACCGATGTTACTTCCAATTTATCGGATAACTGGAACTCTTTTATGTACGTTGGTCCTTCAGATTATCCTGGAGCTACTACTGCAGCTGCTACTGCAATGTTTGGGACACTAGGTTCCGGTTCTGGAAATGCGGGTATTTCTAGAGTACAACCTGATCCATCTCGCTTTAATTTTGCGGCAACCGATGTTAGAAAAGATGCAACTTATTTGACACTTAGAAATACTGCAAATACAGCAGATGTTGTTACTGGATTAATGAAATTTAATGGTACTGTAGATGGTACCCTTAGAAGATTTACCAGTGATATCATTATTTATCGTTGGGCAGATATTTTGTTGATGAAAGCTGAAATCAAAAACGGTTTGGGTCAGGATCCTACTGCAGAGATGAATCAAGTGATGCAAAGAGCAGATGCTACTGCTGTATTTACTAATTCTTCTCAAGCAGCTAATGATGATGTTATTTTAAAAGAGCGTCTAAAAGAACTTGCTTTTGAAGGTAAAGCATGGTGGGATTTAGTTCGTTTTAATAAAACGGCGAATGTTCCATCTATGACAGGGAAACAAGTACTTTTTCCAATATCTCAAAATACAATTAACTACAATCCAAAAGTGACTCAGAATCCTGGGTACTAA
- a CDS encoding dihydrodipicolinate synthase family protein: protein MNIQHLQGLIAAPFTPFDSNGKLDVSLIPPYYAFLKHNKVTGAFINGSTGEGVSITLEEKKAIAQAWADCTNHDDDFKVMVFLGGTCLSDCIDLAKHAYEIGLYAVSLTSPFYFKPANVDMLAQACIMVGESVPNMPFYYYHIPVLTGVNLPMFDLIQALDGKLDNFAGIKYTHEDFMDFQSCMSYKDGKYDMLWGRDENMLSALVLGAKGAVGSTFNYAAPLYYELIDAFNINDLLTARILQQKSINMIRLLGKYGGISVGKAYMKVTGLNLGEFRLPVKNMSSDQFEDFKKDVDSLDFNSFKSNLPS, encoded by the coding sequence ATGAATATACAACATTTACAAGGACTAATAGCTGCACCATTTACTCCATTTGACAGCAACGGAAAATTAGACGTTAGTTTAATTCCACCCTATTATGCATTTTTAAAACACAACAAAGTTACTGGAGCTTTTATAAATGGATCGACAGGAGAAGGGGTTTCTATAACCCTTGAAGAAAAAAAAGCCATAGCGCAAGCTTGGGCAGATTGCACGAATCACGATGACGATTTCAAAGTAATGGTATTTTTGGGAGGGACTTGTCTTTCTGATTGTATCGATTTAGCCAAACATGCTTATGAAATTGGTTTATATGCTGTTTCGCTTACTTCTCCCTTTTATTTTAAACCAGCCAATGTAGATATGCTCGCTCAGGCTTGTATTATGGTTGGAGAAAGTGTGCCAAATATGCCTTTTTATTACTACCATATTCCAGTTTTGACAGGGGTTAACTTACCAATGTTTGATTTAATTCAAGCCTTAGATGGCAAACTGGACAATTTTGCTGGCATAAAATATACTCATGAAGATTTCATGGATTTTCAGAGTTGCATGAGCTATAAAGACGGAAAATATGATATGCTTTGGGGACGTGACGAAAACATGTTGTCTGCTCTAGTATTGGGAGCCAAGGGAGCGGTTGGAAGTACTTTTAATTATGCGGCACCTTTATATTATGAATTGATTGATGCCTTTAATATCAATGATTTGCTTACCGCTCGTATTTTACAGCAAAAATCAATAAATATGATTCGTTTATTGGGTAAATACGGAGGGATATCTGTAGGGAAAGCCTATATGAAAGTTACGGGATTGAATTTAGGTGAATTTAGATTACCAGTCAAAAATATGAGTTCGGATCAGTTTGAGGATTTCAAAAAGGATGTGGATAGCTTAGATTTTAATAGTTTCAAATCAAATCTGCCAAGCTAG
- a CDS encoding galactose oxidase, with protein MKSIEKLLFFLIPLFFMMSITTTVNSQIKDFNTIEWKIGAYLQNNEGSKSLGFAGAINGVHKNVLIVTGGANFPDKMPWEGGAKRYSDAIHVLQKRDANFIWNKKIKTKLPEPIAYSGVTSTNLGVVYVGGENINGLSNKAYILKWKHSRNDVEILSLPEFPLAMANIALTHIGNVIYAIGGDEAKNSSNLFFSLDLNVIKPEWKALPNLPIALANSVAVVQDTNEGTAIFVIGGRTKTATGISDLHNTTFVFNIQKQAWRSAAAISDGTNTTNFSAGAAVALGTHSILILGGDNGLVFHKIETYLSQIAQSNSKEEKERLIAEKNVLNTQHQGFFKGMLLYNTLSDTWTKVGELPFLAQVTTTAVLWDNEIVLSNGEIKPGIRTPNVMIGKIK; from the coding sequence ATGAAATCAATAGAAAAGTTATTATTTTTTCTAATTCCTTTATTTTTTATGATGTCAATAACAACAACAGTCAATTCTCAAATAAAAGATTTTAATACCATCGAATGGAAAATTGGTGCGTATTTGCAAAATAATGAAGGAAGCAAGTCTCTTGGCTTTGCTGGAGCCATAAATGGGGTACATAAGAATGTTTTAATTGTGACTGGAGGAGCCAATTTTCCTGATAAAATGCCTTGGGAAGGTGGGGCTAAAAGATATTCTGATGCTATTCATGTATTGCAAAAAAGAGACGCCAATTTTATTTGGAATAAAAAAATAAAAACAAAATTACCAGAACCCATTGCCTATAGTGGAGTTACTTCAACTAATTTGGGAGTTGTTTATGTAGGGGGTGAAAATATAAATGGTCTTTCGAATAAGGCATACATCTTAAAATGGAAACATTCCAGAAATGATGTTGAAATACTTTCATTGCCAGAATTCCCTTTGGCTATGGCCAATATCGCTCTAACCCATATCGGAAATGTGATTTATGCAATAGGAGGAGATGAAGCAAAAAACTCTTCCAATCTTTTTTTTAGTTTGGATTTAAATGTTATAAAACCAGAATGGAAAGCATTACCCAATTTACCCATAGCATTGGCAAATTCGGTAGCTGTGGTTCAAGATACAAATGAAGGTACAGCCATTTTTGTAATTGGAGGAAGAACTAAAACGGCAACAGGTATCAGTGATTTACACAATACTACTTTTGTTTTTAATATCCAAAAACAAGCGTGGAGAAGTGCAGCAGCTATTTCAGACGGAACAAATACCACCAATTTTTCAGCTGGTGCTGCTGTTGCATTAGGAACGCATTCGATATTGATTCTTGGTGGAGATAATGGACTAGTTTTTCATAAAATAGAAACCTATTTATCCCAAATAGCACAATCAAATTCAAAAGAGGAAAAGGAAAGACTTATTGCAGAGAAGAATGTACTGAACACCCAACATCAGGGTTTTTTTAAAGGGATGTTGTTGTATAACACACTATCTGATACTTGGACAAAAGTAGGGGAGTTGCCATTTTTGGCACAAGTTACGACTACTGCAGTGCTATGGGATAATGAAATTGTACTGTCTAATGGTGAAATTAAACCAGGAATACGAACGCCTAATGTTATGATAGGAAAAATAAAATAA
- a CDS encoding MFS transporter: MKNSKYYPWIVVGLLWVVALLNYMDRQMLATMRPSMETDIPELMSGENFGRLMAIFLWIYALMSPISGIIADKLNRKWLIVGSLFVWSAVTYAMGYAVSYNHVYWLRALMGVSEALYIPAGLSLIADYHQQKSRSLAIGIHMTGLYIGSALGGFGATIAAAYSWHTTFHYFGLIGVVYAIVLVFFLFEKKVSNHQNIKDSKEKSSVLKGLGLLFTNISFWIILFFFATISLPGWATKNWLPTLFSDNLGISMEQAGPLATITISMSSLLGVIFGGILSDKWVLKNVKGRVYTSAIGLSLTIPALLLIGFGNSLFHVVSAALCFGIGYGMFDANNMPILCQFVSSKYRATAYGVLNMTGVGCGALVTSILGKYADEGALGNGFAMMAGVVFMALLVQIIFLRPEVNDFTDA, encoded by the coding sequence ATGAAGAATTCAAAATATTATCCTTGGATAGTAGTGGGCTTGCTGTGGGTTGTTGCATTGCTTAACTATATGGACAGACAGATGTTGGCCACCATGCGTCCCTCAATGGAAACAGATATTCCAGAATTGATGTCGGGAGAGAATTTTGGTCGCTTAATGGCCATATTTCTTTGGATATATGCTTTGATGAGTCCAATATCTGGTATTATAGCGGACAAATTGAATAGAAAATGGCTAATTGTTGGTAGTTTATTTGTCTGGTCAGCAGTTACTTATGCAATGGGTTATGCTGTCAGTTACAATCATGTGTATTGGTTAAGGGCTCTTATGGGAGTAAGTGAAGCCTTGTATATTCCTGCCGGATTGTCATTAATTGCCGATTATCACCAGCAAAAATCCCGATCACTTGCAATAGGGATTCACATGACAGGGCTTTATATAGGATCGGCTTTGGGTGGGTTTGGCGCTACAATTGCCGCAGCCTATTCTTGGCATACCACTTTTCATTATTTTGGATTAATCGGAGTTGTCTACGCTATTGTCTTGGTCTTTTTTCTTTTTGAGAAAAAAGTTTCGAATCATCAAAACATAAAGGATAGTAAAGAAAAAAGTTCAGTTTTAAAAGGATTGGGATTGTTATTTACCAATATTTCATTTTGGATTATTTTATTCTTTTTTGCTACTATTAGTTTACCGGGTTGGGCTACTAAGAATTGGTTGCCAACATTATTTTCGGATAATTTAGGAATTTCAATGGAACAAGCAGGACCATTGGCAACAATCACTATCTCAATGTCTTCTTTATTGGGTGTTATTTTTGGAGGTATATTATCTGATAAATGGGTTTTAAAGAATGTTAAAGGAAGAGTTTATACAAGTGCTATTGGACTAAGTTTAACGATTCCGGCCTTACTATTAATTGGTTTTGGAAATTCTCTTTTTCATGTTGTAAGTGCAGCTCTTTGTTTTGGGATAGGTTATGGAATGTTTGATGCTAATAATATGCCAATACTTTGTCAGTTTGTATCCTCAAAATACAGAGCTACTGCTTATGGCGTTTTGAATATGACTGGAGTGGGCTGTGGAGCGTTAGTGACTTCAATATTAGGAAAATATGCAGATGAAGGTGCGTTAGGAAATGGTTTTGCCATGATGGCTGGTGTTGTTTTTATGGCATTATTGGTTCAAATTATTTTTCTGCGACCTGAAGTAAACGATTTTACTGATGCCTAA
- a CDS encoding GDSL-type esterase/lipase family protein, with product MKSFKKDIILLLFSVALLIQNRLSAQTPLIKVACMGDSVTAGYLLANPKTESYPSQLQLMLGNNFEVKNFGFSGATLLKKGHKPYYKTKECAEAIAFAPDIAIIHLGLNDTDPRNWPNYKEDFDADYTWLLDTLRKQNPKVKLFICRMTPIFNEHPRFKSGTRDWYWEIQTQIERIAKANHVRLIDFHEKLYARPDLFPDALHPVKEGATILAQTVYGNITKDFGGLTLASVFSDNMVLQRNQPIVVYGTANGEDRVEVLFRGQKQLVTTDSNGKWKAIFPAMAAGGPYQLSIQGEGKTIVIKNILIGDVWFCSGQSNMAFPLQMSENGLAEVKTAIANSKLRLLNWKAIQETNDMAWDSVTLAKTNQLKFFSGNWAICDSTSAKKFSAIAYYFGKNIMQEENIPIGLIEVAVGGSPIESWIDRYTLEHDDKEVDVLTNWQKSDFIMPWVRERAAVNLKNATNPKQRHPYDPCYNFEAGVSAFVHFPIKGVLWYQGESNAHNVGLYEHLLPEMVKSWRNAWGTEFPFYYVQLSSTDRPSWSEFREMQYRLQSQIPNSGMAISMDYGDEKNVHPIKKKEVADRLARLALHYTYKKSIAANGPFAVEAEQKKETIWISFASAKQLRTSDNKPVIGFELVNDKGQHFETSAIIVNNKVVISIPKEENIKTVLYAWKPFTLANLVNESGLPCSTFRLEVNPLENKK from the coding sequence ATGAAGAGTTTTAAAAAAGATATTATACTGTTGCTATTTTCTGTTGCGCTATTGATACAGAATAGATTGTCTGCACAAACTCCTTTGATAAAAGTAGCTTGTATGGGGGATTCTGTTACAGCGGGCTATCTTTTGGCAAACCCAAAAACGGAATCTTATCCTTCTCAGTTGCAATTAATGTTGGGAAATAATTTCGAAGTAAAAAACTTTGGATTTAGTGGCGCTACTCTATTAAAAAAAGGGCACAAACCTTATTATAAAACAAAAGAATGTGCCGAAGCTATAGCTTTCGCTCCCGATATAGCTATTATTCATTTAGGATTGAATGATACAGACCCAAGAAATTGGCCCAATTATAAAGAAGATTTTGACGCCGACTACACTTGGTTATTGGATACGCTACGGAAACAAAATCCAAAGGTAAAATTATTTATTTGCCGAATGACACCAATTTTTAATGAGCATCCGCGCTTTAAATCGGGAACTAGAGATTGGTATTGGGAAATACAAACACAGATTGAAAGAATTGCAAAAGCAAATCATGTTAGGCTTATTGATTTTCATGAAAAATTATATGCTCGTCCCGATCTATTTCCAGATGCATTGCATCCTGTCAAAGAAGGAGCAACTATTTTGGCACAAACCGTTTATGGGAATATTACAAAAGATTTTGGCGGACTTACTTTAGCTTCCGTTTTTTCGGATAATATGGTATTGCAACGCAATCAGCCCATTGTGGTTTATGGAACAGCCAATGGAGAGGATCGTGTTGAAGTTTTATTTAGGGGCCAGAAACAATTGGTTACTACCGATTCAAACGGAAAATGGAAGGCTATTTTTCCTGCAATGGCAGCTGGTGGACCATATCAATTGAGTATTCAAGGGGAAGGGAAGACTATTGTCATTAAAAATATACTGATTGGAGATGTTTGGTTTTGCTCCGGACAATCGAATATGGCTTTTCCGCTTCAAATGTCTGAAAACGGTTTGGCCGAAGTAAAAACAGCAATTGCGAATTCGAAACTTCGCTTGTTGAATTGGAAAGCGATACAAGAAACAAATGATATGGCATGGGATTCTGTCACTTTAGCCAAAACCAATCAATTAAAATTTTTCTCAGGAAATTGGGCTATTTGTGATTCTACATCGGCAAAAAAATTCTCAGCAATTGCCTATTATTTCGGTAAAAATATTATGCAAGAAGAAAATATCCCTATTGGTTTGATCGAAGTTGCTGTAGGGGGCTCCCCCATAGAGTCTTGGATTGACAGATACACATTAGAACATGATGATAAAGAAGTTGATGTATTGACTAACTGGCAAAAATCAGATTTTATTATGCCTTGGGTTCGGGAACGTGCTGCCGTAAATTTAAAAAACGCCACTAATCCCAAACAACGTCATCCGTACGATCCTTGTTATAATTTTGAAGCAGGGGTTTCCGCTTTTGTTCACTTTCCAATCAAAGGCGTTCTCTGGTATCAAGGAGAAAGTAATGCTCATAATGTTGGTTTGTATGAACATCTTTTGCCAGAAATGGTTAAAAGTTGGCGTAATGCTTGGGGAACTGAATTTCCTTTTTATTATGTGCAATTATCAAGTACCGATCGACCTTCTTGGTCTGAATTTCGAGAGATGCAATACAGATTGCAAAGCCAAATTCCGAATAGCGGAATGGCAATAAGTATGGATTATGGTGATGAAAAAAATGTGCATCCCATAAAGAAAAAAGAAGTTGCCGACCGTCTCGCCCGATTGGCACTGCATTATACTTACAAAAAATCAATTGCTGCCAATGGACCATTTGCAGTAGAAGCAGAACAAAAAAAGGAAACCATTTGGATATCATTTGCTTCAGCGAAACAATTAAGGACCTCGGATAATAAACCAGTAATTGGGTTTGAATTAGTTAATGATAAAGGGCAACATTTTGAAACTTCGGCAATAATAGTCAATAATAAAGTGGTCATCTCTATTCCAAAAGAGGAAAATATTAAAACGGTTTTATACGCTTGGAAACCTTTTACATTGGCCAATTTGGTAAATGAATCAGGATTACCCTGCTCTACTTTTAGATTGGAAGTGAACCCTTTAGAAAATAAAAAATAA